Genomic segment of Salvia hispanica cultivar TCC Black 2014 chromosome 2, UniMelb_Shisp_WGS_1.0, whole genome shotgun sequence:
AAACGCCGGGCAAGCAGAGGGGCCCACCCTTTTGACTAAACTTGTGGCATAGTATAATGACCAACTTTACATGACGTAACGCTAATTTCCCACCacttacatttaatttaaccAAACTTTTTCCcacctttctttttttgaccATACCATAGGCCCAAGTTATTTTGTGATCAATTGTTTGACAACATCTAACGTGCTTgctacataaataaaaaattaaaaaattaaaaattaaaatacctGTATAGAAAGCTCCGATCATGAAGCCCCACCACGAGCGTGGAGGCTCCGATTTCCCTCACCACGGCGGCGATTCTCCTCCCTTCCTCGTCGCCCTCCGTCACAACGATCTCCGTCTTCGTCTGCAATTGATAATGATAACtcattcaatcaatcaatggagagagagagagactgaGAGAAGGTAATTAATTACGTTGGGGAAGGCGTTGCAGATATCTCTGAAGGAGAGAGCTAATTGGAAGCCCTtgaggcggaggcggcggagcTTTCTCTTGCTCTTTGATCTCTGCGTCGGATACACGTGGAGGAGCGTCACCACATCGCCGCAGCGGAGGATGTTGTGGAGCGCCCATTTCAGGGCTGTTAtcgccgcctccgcctcctccaccaccaccactatTTTCTCCATTGCCGCCGACCAGTGATGAATTAGGAGAATGGAGTAATGGAGATGTGACCCCACTGTTTGAGGACTCAGCCCAATTATTAGTACATAAATAGACGATTGACGGTGAGAGGCattataaatcattttatatatacatattcttTGTTTTTGCTATACcatttattatcaattttaggatttataaataaaacagtaTAAATTTCCAAAGATGGGTTTTGACATTAATTACTCGTGCCTAGGAAATTCGGTAACTAGTAATCAAGGGAGTAACAAACGGTGATATATTTAGAATTAtagacaaataaataaaacttgtgatatttttaaagttgggttttttaaatattgctTCTAAAAAAGGtgttgttttaattatataatggCTACTAGCCTACTAGGATTGGTAGATAgacatttttattagtaaacATGGTGGATTGTAATTAATATGAGTTCCCGATAGAGTAAGAATAAGAGTAATTTCGTGCCCAAGAATAGTCAACCATTGCACTCCgggaaaaagtaatttaaatttcagtcaatttaatatagtaccagtactaattaataaaaacaataaaattcaGCATTTCAAGTAGGGCTGTTAAATCGTGCGTGTTGAgtcgttatcgtgtcaacCCATTATCGACCCAACCCAATCGTgtcccaacccaacccaatcCAAAATCATCGGATTCTTATCGTGTCTCGACCCAACAAGTTCGTGCATGTTATCGtgtacccaaaaaaaaagtaaactcTTTGTTAATGATAGTAAGTTAgcttgacacgacacgataacgactaAAACATGATGTTATTATACGATTTAAACATGATATTAcacgataaaataaaaaattaccaaattaaaataattattttcttaatcaaaataataaaattaaagtatagtaacattaaatctatataataaaattaaataattaaaaaataataatttttaataaaatataagcataacattttcttaaaattcataaaaaaaataattaatattttttaattaataaaattaaagtataatattttttaattaattaaaattaaagtataatatttttaatcaacaaaaataactaaaaattaaagtttaataattttttaattaataaaaaataattattttttttcttaacgtGTAACCCAAACCCGACCCAAACACGACCCGGCCCAACCCGTTATCTTCGTGTTCTTATTGGGTCGACCCTATAATGACCCAAATCCTAAACGTGTgcgttcgtgtcgtgttaatTTCGTGTGGGTccgtgtcgtgttatcgtgtcgtatcaaaaattgtcagccctaatTTCAAGTCGTTGTAGTGTACATATAACTGTATAAGTGTTCCTGCCTGTCACGCGCGTGGGTTCGATCTCCGGCAACGGCATTTTCTTTtcgaaaaatatagtatatgcCTATATGGTTTATTGTCTATAAAATTATAgagtttgatcaaattttggtttatcaCATATCTTTTAGTATTTGAATAACAAATCATGGAGTTTGAAAAATTTCTTAACTATTCTATAACAACTTATAGGCAATtaacccaaaaaattatactgAAGTTGCATCAAATTCATAAACTACATATTCTAAATCTTCTTCCCCTTCTCATATCTTAGAAGTGGACTGGTACTTGTTTAAATTTGCAGCAAAACCATAAACAGATGGTGAATGGTTTTCACATAATTGCTTGTGAGTTTACTTGCTTTGAAAGATAATGGATTTAGATCTTATGATGAAAAATAGTCCGCAGATAATTTGGGCCGTTGATCTTTATTACGATAAATAATccttatatttttggtttgttaGGTAGATTTTTAATGGGTCCGTGTATATGTTTCGGCCCAAGGATTTCGTTCATAGTCGGTGTTAGAAATTTGTagtgttttgatatttttagcCATTGAGATGATTTTGGTCGCGTGAATTTATGATTCCGTACCATTGACTTCAATTGTTTGTGCATCCTAAGTTCTACACCGTTATTAGCCAAGTCTCAGTATATTCCAGTCGCATGAACCACACGCCATCGAAGtcgttgtagtatagtggtaAGTATTCCCGCCTGTCACGCGGGTGACCCGGGTTcgatccccggcaacggcgttgtttttatcttttttacttaCTATGTATCTTGATTGTAACTATTTGCAAGTACGGGGGCATTGGTAAGATTACTAAGTGGAGTTGTGGAGTAgtaactatttaatttataaccCATAAATGTGTGTGAAGATCCTCTTATTATACACCATTGTGGAAATCAGTAGCACAACCGTTGTGCAATTAGATGACCATTTATACAAGAAGTTGTGTTGCAGACATTTGAATGTTTTAAAAGATTTGTGGATTACTGAAGTTTTGgctcaaatttttttctttcagaATGAGAGCGTTGCCTTTCGAATGTTTTATGTCTCATCCGCACCTGTGTCTGCCTTCATCAATATCGCCTCCTCTAAATATTGTTAACACAAATCACCAAAGGGGACTATGTAAAGATCATGAAATTAGGAAAATTACTTTAATCTCTTATGCAACAAGCGAATGAGTACAATAATATGAACtggggattttttttattgcaaataCAAATCAAAGAGAGAATCATTTTCATTCCAAGAAGAATAGTTCCATGCTAATGTATGTATTCTTCTGTCCAAGTGAATACACgttgatatttttgttggGATTCCATTGAAGCCATTGAGtgacttatttaatttatgtattaactATTTGCTTTTTTATGCTTTGGCCTCCCTTTTTTTTCGAAAACTTGCTTTGCCCTCTTTGGAAGGTATGTTACGTGATGCATCATTGTCTAGACAGTGTATCGTGACCCTATATTGCCAAAAGTCTAAAATGATCTCTTAACTCTATTACTCAATTATACTCTAGAGTATCATAATTATCATTGGATTCCAAACCAGTTCAACCTAaagtacaaatttaattaatttaaaacccAACAATGATCATATCTTATCATTCCACCCTTTTGACAAATGGCATGTCATCTCCATGTTTTATTTAGTAGGGACTCCAATTTAGTAAGTGATCTAGCCATAGTTAACTTAGTTTTTGGGTATGTAAAATCAGAGTTTACACTACACTTATTTATCACAATATCTCAGTATCTTTCAATTTCCTTCACAAGTTTCACTTGTTTTACATTCTTTATGAATGTCACCTAACGACATACTTTAAATTAATGCAACAACGACGTATAATATTGTCAATTTGCTAAAGGCTAACCATTACTATCCTtatttactagtactagtaataacatttaatatattaaatatccCTTTATtggaaaaaacaaagaataCATATACCGATAATAGTAGTTGATATAAAAGTTATAACAAATTGTATGATACCTCAAATAGACTAATACCAAGTTATTGAGATCACAAAAAGACAAATGATGCCTCacttttactaatttcacACTTTATAATTCAAGAATTGTTGAATCAGTATATTAATCACAACTATAATTACCCAAAACTAAGAAAGAATATAAACAATATAGTAAAACTCTAATGATTAGTCAATTTGCGTGCATTTTGCAGTGTAACGTAGTGTAAATTTCTAGCTATTATACTACCTCTGACTCCCAAAATTTACtgcactttgacccgacaaaggttttaagaaatataatggaaagtgagttgaaaaagttggtgggatgtggatcttacttttaaaatattaattttataataaaatgtgagtataaatgagttaatggaatatagagtacactacaaaaaatgataaaaatgaagtgtatcaaattttcagatacggaccaaaatagtaaactgtaaCAGATTTTGAGGGACTGAGGTAGCATCTAAGATTCAATTTTGCAACAAAATCTTACAACACAAATgactaaaaatagaattacaGTGTGATTAATTATCCAACAAAGCGGCAGTTGCAGAGGCGATGGGTTGGGGAGAAGTCGCCTTCCACTTTCGTCTGACCTTTCACCTCTGCCACTTTCTCTCAACAAATTCCCATTTATACCCTTCCTCTCTTCACCTAATGCCGCCTCTGTCCATCCTCTCTCATCGCCGAAATTTTCTATATACACAGTTGAGTCCCACTCTCGAAAAACCCACCAAAAAGACaagatatttttttccacttcttcgtctcccctctctctctctagacaCCTCTCACATGGTTTTTTGAAAAAGGTATGGCCTTTATCGTCTTTCATGCTTTGGGTGTAACATTTTGCTCtgtttcttgatattttcttttcagtttatggcatatgtttttttttttttttttaaatttttagcgTTAATCTGTTACCATGTGCTTTATAGTTCTACATTAAATGAGTGCTACATATGGTTGTTCGCAGCTGGTTACAGCTTTTCTTGATAATAGGTTCTTCATTTCTGAGTTTGGAGCTTGAGCTGATCAGCTAGGATCTGTTGGAAGTGTGCTGCTTAACTTGTTTATTCTACACGTGTTGTGAATTCATGTTTTtcgatctatttttttttttcaatttgatgaTGACTGTGCTCTGTGACTATTGAGATCTTGAGTTCTTGCATCTGAACTAGGTTCTTGGGCTGTTTGAATTTTGCAGGAGGTGACTGATTGTGTTTGAAGAGATCattctctatttatttatttatatattaatttgttcttATAATGCCTGGAATTGTGATGGATGGGATTCATGAAGATGTGAATCATGGGATAGTGAATGAGGATGGAGATTCTAATTCTTGCAAGGAAAACTCAGCTGTGAATAACTCTCCAGCTGCTGGGCAGGCCCCAGAAGCCCCCCAAAATGGGGATGGAGGGGAAAAGGCTGAAGAGGGGGCCGAGACCTCAATCGACCAGCTCTATGAGAATGTGTGTGAGATGCAGAGTTCTGATCAATCACCTTCAAGGCATAGTTTTGGATCTGATGGCGATGAGTCACGGATTGATTCTGAGTTGAGGCATCTTGTGGGAGGAGAGATGAGGGAGGTTGAGATAATTGAGGAGGATGAAGAGTTGCAGAGGCCGGATAATGGTGATTCTGGTTCGAAGAAAGATAGTTCAGTGGAGAATTCTCAATCTGTGGATGCAAAGAAAGCTTCTCACTTGCAGTTAGAATCTGAAATTTCTGGAATATCAAGTTCAAGTCCAAAGGAAAAAAGTCCTCCAAAACTGCCTATTGATAGGCGTAGCGAGAAGAGTTCTAAGAAAACGTCTCCGGGTGGTTTGTTGAAGAAACAGAGGAACTCAGCTGCTGGGAGTGTGAAGCTGCAAAATGGAAACGAGGATCAATCTGAGGCAGGATTGGAAAATCCTGATCTTGGGCCGTTTCTTTTGAAGCAAGCTAGGGATTTGATGTCGTCTGGGGATAATGCTCGGAGGGCTCTTGATCTAGCTCAGCGGGCTGCTAAGTCGTTTGAGAAATGTGCTGATGGGAAGCCAAGTTTGGATGTGGTCATGTGTTTACATGTAACTGCTGCCATACAGTGTAGCTTGGGCCAGTATGGAGATGCTATTCCAGCATTGGAGCATTCGATTGAGATTCCCGTGGTTGAGGAAGGGCAAGATCATGCCCTTGCTAAATTTGCTGGTTATATGCAGTTGGGAGATACTTATGCTATGTTGGGCCAGCTCGAGAATTCAATTTCGTGTTACACGACTGGTTTGGATGTTCAAAAACAAGTGCTTGGAGAGAATGATCCTAGAGTTGGTGAGACTTGTAGGTATTTAGCTGAAGCTCACATCCAAGCAATGCAATTTGACGAAGCTCAAAAGCTTTGTCAAATGGCTCTAGACATACATAGAGAGAACGGAGCGCCTGCTTCTGTTGAGGAGGCAGCAGATAGGAGACTGATGGGGATGATCTGTGAATCAAAGGGAGACCATGAAGCTGCTCTCGAGCATCTTGTTTTGGCAAGCATGGCTATGGTGGCTAATGGGCAGGAATCAGAAGTGGCTTCTGTTGATAGTAGCATCGGGGATACCTATCTCTCTCTAAACAGATATGATGAGGCAATTTTCGCTTATCAGAAAGCACTTACGTCTCTCAAGACTTCCAAAGGGGAGAACCATCCAGCTGTTGCGTCTGTTTTTGTTCGTCTAGCTGACTTATATAACAAGACGGGGAAGTTTAGGGACTCGAGATCCTACTGTGAGAATGCCCTGCGGATCTATGAAAAGCCCGTCCCTGGCATTGCTCCTGAGGAAATTGCTAGTGGCCTGACTGATATCTCCGCCATTTATGAGTCCATGGAGGAGCCTGAGCAGGCGCTGAAGCTGCTAAAGAAGGCTCTAAAGATGTATAACGATGC
This window contains:
- the LOC125207697 gene encoding uncharacterized protein LOC125207697; protein product: MEKIVVVVEEAEAAITALKWALHNILRCGDVVTLLHVYPTQRSKSKRKLRRLRLKGFQLALSFRDICNAFPNTKTEIVVTEGDEEGRRIAAVVREIGASTLVVGLHDRSFLYRYLTLQNNSIRHLNCKVLAIKEPTTSPTSTTISIEGSSTTMDLSQIEISVLSIPEIRPQKIPYQICPDPNAIIWRSKPTKK
- the LOC125205896 gene encoding protein KINESIN LIGHT CHAIN-RELATED 3, with the translated sequence MPGIVMDGIHEDVNHGIVNEDGDSNSCKENSAVNNSPAAGQAPEAPQNGDGGEKAEEGAETSIDQLYENVCEMQSSDQSPSRHSFGSDGDESRIDSELRHLVGGEMREVEIIEEDEELQRPDNGDSGSKKDSSVENSQSVDAKKASHLQLESEISGISSSSPKEKSPPKLPIDRRSEKSSKKTSPGGLLKKQRNSAAGSVKLQNGNEDQSEAGLENPDLGPFLLKQARDLMSSGDNARRALDLAQRAAKSFEKCADGKPSLDVVMCLHVTAAIQCSLGQYGDAIPALEHSIEIPVVEEGQDHALAKFAGYMQLGDTYAMLGQLENSISCYTTGLDVQKQVLGENDPRVGETCRYLAEAHIQAMQFDEAQKLCQMALDIHRENGAPASVEEAADRRLMGMICESKGDHEAALEHLVLASMAMVANGQESEVASVDSSIGDTYLSLNRYDEAIFAYQKALTSLKTSKGENHPAVASVFVRLADLYNKTGKFRDSRSYCENALRIYEKPVPGIAPEEIASGLTDISAIYESMEEPEQALKLLKKALKMYNDAPGQQNTIAGIEAQMGVLYYMLGNYSESYSSFKSATTKLRASGEKKSAFFGIALNQMGLACVQRYAINEAVQLFEEARSILEQEYGPYHPDTLGVYSNLAGTYDAVGRLDDAIEILEFIVGMREEKLGTANPDVEDEKKRLAELLKEAGRVRNRKNRSLETLLDTSQNTKAVNSNGGIKV